A genomic stretch from Anaerococcus mediterraneensis includes:
- a CDS encoding sugar ABC transporter permease, translating to MFKKKKNKDLYLSDLQPLSAAGKVALTISYVLLIVWAAIILVPLGIMVVSSFNGNQGQYISMTGKFVFSLDNFKYLFEKTQFLRWVVNTLKIATATTILTLIFVSFTGYAYSRFRFKGKKASLITIMLVQIIPAFAGITAYYAIHTIISGVVPVFTRSMMLILIYSGGAIAGNTFILKGYLDSISPELDEAARIDGCSNFQVYRLIIMPLARPMLAIIALQCFIGPFLDYMMPKILLTNPADYTLATGLFTLISDMRNMNQPAFAAGGFLSAIPVMLLFLFLQDELVGGLSAGAVKG from the coding sequence ATGTTTAAGAAAAAGAAAAATAAAGATCTCTACTTATCAGACCTACAGCCACTTTCAGCTGCAGGCAAAGTAGCTTTGACCATATCTTATGTGCTTTTGATAGTATGGGCGGCTATTATACTTGTACCTCTTGGAATCATGGTTGTATCATCATTTAATGGCAACCAAGGCCAATATATATCAATGACTGGTAAGTTTGTATTTTCTTTAGATAATTTTAAATATTTATTTGAAAAAACTCAGTTTCTAAGATGGGTAGTAAATACACTTAAAATTGCGACAGCTACTACAATCCTTACCCTTATATTTGTATCTTTTACAGGCTATGCCTACTCAAGATTTAGATTTAAGGGCAAGAAAGCTAGTCTTATAACAATAATGCTAGTTCAGATCATCCCAGCCTTTGCGGGGATCACTGCCTACTATGCAATTCATACAATTATATCAGGAGTAGTTCCAGTGTTTACTCGTTCAATGATGCTGATTTTGATCTACTCTGGTGGGGCTATAGCTGGTAATACCTTTATATTAAAGGGTTATCTTGATTCTATATCTCCTGAGCTTGATGAGGCTGCAAGGATAGATGGTTGTTCAAACTTCCAAGTTTATAGGCTTATAATTATGCCTCTTGCAAGACCAATGCTTGCTATAATAGCCCTTCAATGCTTTATAGGACCATTTTTAGACTACATGATGCCAAAAATACTTTTGACCAATCCAGCAGACTATACCTTGGCAACAGGTCTATTTACTCTAATATCAGATATGAGAAATATGAACCAACCAGCCTTTGCAGCAGGTGGATTTTTATCAGCCATTCCTGTTATGCTTTTATTCTTGTTCCTACAAGATGAGCTAGTTGGAGGATTGTCAGCAGGTGCAGTGAAAGGATAA
- a CDS encoding glutamate-cysteine ligase family protein produces MKREEKLEKIIEYIRSGEKSVDVFKLGFEIEHFVVDKDSLETVSYYGKDGIGDSLEEISKMGFEKVYDGDRLIGLTSEGIDISIEPASQFELAIKASDKVDDLLRIYNEAAEKIVPVFDRKNQLLVCLGYHPKTKIDDIKIIPKKRYDFMYKYFKDYGGVFAHNMMKGTGSLQFAVDYENEEDFRKKYFLASALSPFLYSTFDNAYIFEGQVYKKRNLRQTIWENTDRDRTGLYDFAFDPDLSYRKYAERILDTPMIFANIDGVESYVGKKTLDDLMDEKNYKEMIDHGLSIVFPDVRVKKYIEIRMPDNVVYPYNIGALSLIKGIFFRKDIFDQIYKIFEDMTYEDAQKLKEDATVLGVHAKYKEREIYKWVLDIIKIIRPVLDKLENSYLDELESLLSFGFVPRDIFERIYKEDPKKAVYVFSVNKVLGEIDG; encoded by the coding sequence ATGAAAAGAGAAGAAAAATTAGAAAAAATAATAGAATATATAAGATCAGGTGAGAAATCTGTAGATGTTTTCAAACTTGGTTTTGAGATAGAACATTTTGTTGTTGACAAAGACAGCCTAGAGACTGTTTCCTACTATGGCAAGGACGGTATAGGAGATAGTCTAGAAGAGATTAGCAAAATGGGTTTTGAAAAAGTTTATGATGGCGATAGGCTAATTGGGCTTACAAGCGAGGGGATAGATATTTCTATAGAACCAGCCAGCCAGTTTGAGCTAGCTATAAAGGCATCAGATAAGGTTGATGATTTATTAAGAATATATAATGAGGCTGCAGAAAAAATCGTGCCTGTTTTTGATAGGAAAAACCAGCTCCTAGTCTGTCTGGGCTACCATCCAAAGACAAAGATTGACGATATAAAGATAATACCCAAAAAGCGTTATGACTTTATGTATAAATATTTCAAAGACTATGGTGGAGTTTTTGCCCACAATATGATGAAGGGGACAGGGTCCTTGCAGTTTGCTGTCGATTATGAAAATGAAGAAGACTTTAGGAAAAAATATTTTTTGGCCTCAGCTCTTTCACCTTTTTTGTACAGCACATTTGATAATGCCTATATTTTCGAGGGTCAGGTCTACAAAAAGAGAAATCTAAGGCAGACTATCTGGGAAAATACCGATAGGGATAGGACAGGCCTATACGATTTTGCCTTTGATCCAGACTTATCCTACAGAAAATATGCAGAGAGAATCCTTGATACTCCGATGATTTTTGCAAATATAGACGGTGTGGAATCCTATGTTGGCAAAAAAACATTGGATGACCTTATGGATGAGAAAAACTATAAAGAGATGATCGACCATGGGCTTTCTATTGTTTTTCCTGATGTGAGGGTCAAAAAATATATAGAAATCAGGATGCCGGATAATGTTGTATATCCCTATAATATAGGAGCCTTGTCCTTGATAAAGGGTATATTTTTTAGAAAAGATATTTTCGATCAGATCTATAAAATATTTGAAGACATGACCTATGAGGATGCACAAAAACTAAAAGAAGATGCTACAGTACTAGGTGTCCATGCAAAATATAAGGAAAGAGAAATCTATAAGTGGGTCTTAGATATTATAAAAATTATAAGGCCAGTTTTGGATAAGCTAGAAAATTCTTACCTTGATGAGCTAGAAAGCCTACTTTCTTTTGGCTTTGTCCCAAGAGATATTTTCGAAAGAATCTACAAGGAAGACCCAAAAAAAGCAGTATATGTATTTTCTGTAAACAAGGTTTTGGGAGAGATTGATGGCTAA
- a CDS encoding ABC transporter ATP-binding protein translates to MRVRLDNIGKKYEGRDKFTIRNINLDIKDNDFCAILGPSGCGKSTLVRMIAGLNSITEGTLYFNDKIMNTVEPKDRDIAMVFQSYALYPHMTVYDNMAFSLKMKNERKEVIDQRVQEAADILQLRDYLYSRPSDISGGQRQRVALGRAIVRKPSVFLMDEPLSNLDAKLREHMRVEIVRIHKQLDTTSCYVTHDQTEAMTMATKIILLDQGKIQQVGAPNEFYQRPENLFVAGFIGSPTMNIIEGKIENGLFVNKSGLMKIRANDKDSAILKNYEGKEVYLGIRSERFIAGESEVNSVTSTIDVIEMLGKEQIIYSKMADGTELVTSQPGHFEYRIGETHTFSLDPDALHFFDGETTNRIN, encoded by the coding sequence ATGAGAGTTAGATTAGATAATATAGGAAAAAAATACGAAGGCAGGGACAAGTTTACTATCAGAAATATAAATCTTGATATAAAAGACAATGATTTCTGTGCCATCTTAGGTCCTTCTGGTTGTGGTAAATCCACACTAGTTAGAATGATAGCAGGTCTTAACTCTATAACAGAGGGAACCCTATATTTTAACGACAAAATAATGAATACAGTAGAGCCAAAGGATAGGGATATAGCAATGGTATTCCAATCCTACGCCCTCTACCCACATATGACAGTTTATGATAATATGGCCTTTTCTCTAAAGATGAAAAACGAGAGAAAAGAAGTCATAGACCAAAGAGTCCAAGAGGCTGCTGATATTTTGCAGCTTAGAGACTACTTATATTCTAGACCATCAGACATATCAGGCGGTCAAAGACAAAGGGTAGCCCTAGGACGTGCTATAGTTAGAAAACCATCAGTATTTTTGATGGACGAGCCACTTTCAAACCTTGATGCAAAACTTCGTGAGCACATGAGAGTTGAGATCGTTAGGATCCACAAACAGCTAGATACAACAAGCTGCTATGTAACCCACGACCAGACAGAGGCTATGACCATGGCCACAAAGATTATCTTGCTTGACCAAGGTAAGATCCAACAGGTAGGAGCTCCAAATGAGTTCTACCAAAGACCAGAAAATCTTTTTGTAGCTGGCTTTATAGGATCTCCAACTATGAATATCATAGAAGGCAAGATAGAAAATGGCCTATTTGTCAACAAATCTGGACTTATGAAAATAAGAGCCAATGACAAAGATAGTGCAATTCTTAAAAACTACGAAGGCAAGGAAGTATACCTAGGTATCAGGTCTGAAAGATTTATAGCTGGAGAAAGCGAAGTAAACTCTGTAACATCTACCATAGACGTTATAGAAATGCTAGGCAAGGAACAAATCATCTACTCAAAGATGGCAGATGGTACAGAGCTTGTCACAAGCCAACCAGGCCACTTCGAATATAGGATAGGAGAAACTCATACCTTCTCCCTAGATCCAGACGCTCTTCATTTCTTTGATGGAGAAACTACAAATAGGATAAACTAA
- a CDS encoding flavocytochrome c, whose protein sequence is MKKYKSLAMALAMAMALSACGNTATNTKDQPKEEVKQEEKSEENTKETENTTDLGSLSGEFEGSAKGYGGDINVKVTMENGVITAIDVDQKETGAVGGAGIERIKEEVIAKNTTDLDNISGATISSAAFLSAVKNAIKEVGADPEDLVAKESKDERQTEITTDTVIVGAGGAGLSAAIQMAQDGKKVTIVEKAGITGGNSSLASGGMNAAETKLQKEEGIPDTVETFVADTMKGGHDKNNKELVEKMAAESSEAVDWLEELGAPLKQLKFSGGQTEMRTHAPINDEGKSIPVGNYLVQKLTAKAKELGVNIVYDARCEKILMEDGKAVGVQAAYKDGEKLTVNAGAVIVATGGFGSNQEMVEKYNPDLKGYVSTNAKSIEGDAVGFLEEVGANFIDMDQIQIHPTVVQKDGSLISEGLRGEGAILVNQDGKRFVNELQTRDFVSKEILSQKDPSAWLIVDQSMFDQSATIAKYFDKGLLTKCDDYKALADLIGTDEETIKETIENWIEIVKNNKDTEFGREGMDQTRSDLSVAPYYAVLISPGIHHTMGGVEVNTNSEVLDKDGKPIPGLYAAGEVTGGIHGANRLGGNAVTDIVVFGRNAAKRAEEYISK, encoded by the coding sequence ATGAAAAAATATAAGTCACTAGCGATGGCTCTTGCTATGGCAATGGCTCTTTCAGCTTGTGGAAACACAGCGACAAATACCAAAGACCAGCCAAAAGAAGAAGTAAAACAAGAAGAAAAGTCTGAGGAAAATACAAAAGAAACAGAAAACACAACTGACCTTGGATCACTTTCTGGAGAATTTGAGGGATCCGCAAAAGGATATGGTGGAGATATCAATGTAAAAGTGACTATGGAAAATGGTGTAATCACAGCTATTGATGTAGATCAAAAAGAAACTGGTGCTGTTGGTGGGGCAGGCATTGAAAGAATAAAAGAAGAAGTAATTGCCAAAAATACAACAGACCTAGATAATATTTCAGGTGCAACTATATCATCAGCTGCATTTTTATCTGCAGTAAAAAATGCTATAAAAGAAGTTGGAGCAGATCCAGAAGACCTAGTAGCAAAAGAGTCTAAAGATGAAAGACAAACTGAAATAACAACTGATACAGTAATAGTTGGTGCAGGTGGTGCAGGTCTTTCTGCAGCTATCCAAATGGCCCAAGACGGTAAAAAAGTTACAATAGTAGAAAAAGCTGGTATCACTGGTGGTAACTCATCTCTAGCATCTGGTGGCATGAACGCAGCAGAGACCAAACTTCAAAAAGAAGAAGGCATCCCTGATACTGTAGAAACATTCGTGGCAGATACTATGAAGGGTGGCCATGATAAAAATAATAAAGAACTAGTTGAGAAAATGGCAGCAGAATCATCAGAAGCTGTTGACTGGCTAGAAGAATTGGGTGCACCACTAAAACAGCTAAAATTCTCTGGTGGACAAACAGAAATGAGAACTCACGCACCAATCAACGACGAAGGCAAATCAATACCTGTAGGTAATTACCTAGTACAAAAGCTTACTGCAAAGGCAAAAGAGCTTGGTGTAAATATAGTTTATGATGCAAGATGCGAAAAAATCCTTATGGAAGATGGCAAAGCAGTAGGTGTGCAAGCAGCTTATAAAGATGGCGAAAAGCTTACTGTAAATGCTGGTGCAGTCATAGTTGCAACAGGCGGTTTTGGTTCAAACCAAGAGATGGTTGAAAAATACAACCCAGATCTAAAAGGCTATGTATCAACAAATGCCAAATCAATCGAAGGAGATGCAGTAGGATTTTTAGAAGAAGTTGGGGCAAACTTTATAGACATGGATCAAATCCAAATCCACCCAACTGTAGTACAAAAAGACGGATCACTAATCTCGGAAGGTCTTAGGGGAGAAGGGGCAATCCTTGTAAACCAAGACGGAAAGAGATTTGTAAATGAACTTCAAACAAGAGATTTTGTATCAAAAGAAATCCTATCACAAAAAGACCCATCAGCATGGCTAATAGTTGACCAATCTATGTTTGACCAATCAGCTACAATTGCCAAATATTTTGACAAGGGTCTTCTAACAAAATGTGATGATTATAAGGCTCTTGCAGACTTAATCGGTACAGATGAAGAAACTATCAAAGAGACAATTGAAAACTGGATTGAAATAGTTAAAAATAACAAAGATACTGAATTTGGCAGAGAAGGCATGGATCAAACAAGATCTGACCTATCAGTTGCTCCTTACTATGCAGTTTTAATCTCCCCAGGTATCCACCACACAATGGGAGGGGTAGAAGTAAATACAAACTCTGAAGTCCTAGACAAAGATGGAAAACCAATCCCTGGCCTATACGCAGCAGGCGAGGTCACAGGAGGTATCCACGGAGCCAACAGACTAGGCGGCAATGCTGTAACAGATATAGTAGTATTTGGTAGAAATGCAGCAAAACGCGCTGAAGAATATATTTCAAAATAA
- a CDS encoding carbohydrate ABC transporter permease — translation MAYENSLIDRRGQTFPRKNQYIIDQIESKEKATSPKYSKENHPYNIKVKEYMDKKSKLLEKAKSEANLDPNIPSDEKLKDIYKEKIIAEKMRSFYEENKDLSYDSLLDYRLNELDIIEIPKILDHDKFLKDSLEDAKLRQKNLTAEMVAEKSKFIEADRKVLKEKYEHDLADVEEAFKEERISKKAYKATKEQLKQKFKDQNLKIDYRNPERSIKEEIDSLNYKIKEDFKHALKILEEERSDTRRRTPVEIDKQRPFKSIITAPIPGLGQLLNGQWQKALMLLIGTLFIYFVAIPYALGFGNYQGEGVAGLISLAQGGKRLDRSIIFMIEGILAIAFILISVCIYVGSFLDAYRTEKNEIKGIRPNSFVETRKFLRTDGFPYLITTPALLVIIFIVIVPIVTAILISFTNMDPQHQNKFSWVGLNNYVSIAKGQGIAGKAFWHIFGWTIMWTILASTLAIVLGFIFALMVNNERVKGKKFFRTVYLLPWAIPAFITIMFFSIMTSRGGVITEAVNSIFKTSLDIKNNTVQTRAALILLQGWLGHSYIFLLTTGVLQAIPKDLYEAASIDGATGFQRTLKITVPLVLFQISPMLINQYTFNFNNFSIIYLFNGGGPFNPQVYGNLAGSSDILISYIYNLTMNSQYQAIGAAITVFISIILIIISYFGYMKSSAFKEY, via the coding sequence ATGGCTTATGAAAATAGTCTTATAGATAGGAGGGGCCAAACTTTTCCTAGAAAAAACCAATATATAATAGATCAAATTGAGTCTAAGGAAAAGGCTACCAGCCCTAAATACTCTAAAGAAAACCATCCATATAACATCAAAGTAAAAGAATATATGGATAAAAAATCCAAGCTTTTGGAAAAAGCCAAAAGCGAGGCTAATTTAGACCCTAATATACCAAGCGATGAAAAGCTAAAGGATATATATAAAGAAAAAATCATTGCAGAAAAGATGAGATCTTTTTATGAAGAAAATAAAGACTTATCTTATGATAGTCTGCTTGATTATAGGCTAAATGAGCTTGATATTATCGAGATACCAAAAATTCTCGACCATGACAAGTTTTTGAAAGATAGCCTAGAAGATGCAAAGTTGCGTCAAAAAAACTTGACAGCAGAGATGGTTGCTGAAAAAAGTAAGTTCATAGAAGCTGATAGGAAGGTCCTAAAAGAAAAATATGAACACGACCTGGCTGATGTAGAAGAAGCTTTCAAAGAAGAAAGAATCTCTAAAAAAGCCTACAAGGCAACAAAAGAGCAACTAAAACAAAAATTTAAAGACCAAAATCTAAAAATAGATTATAGAAATCCGGAAAGATCTATAAAAGAGGAGATTGACTCTCTAAACTACAAGATCAAAGAAGATTTCAAACATGCCCTAAAGATCCTAGAAGAAGAAAGATCTGATACCAGAAGAAGGACACCTGTCGAAATAGACAAACAAAGACCGTTCAAATCAATAATCACAGCCCCAATACCAGGTTTGGGCCAACTTTTAAATGGTCAGTGGCAAAAGGCTCTGATGCTTTTGATCGGAACCTTATTTATATATTTTGTTGCCATTCCTTATGCTCTAGGCTTTGGTAACTACCAAGGTGAGGGTGTGGCAGGCCTTATAAGCCTAGCCCAAGGTGGCAAAAGACTAGATAGGTCTATCATATTTATGATCGAGGGTATTTTGGCCATAGCCTTTATCCTAATATCTGTTTGTATCTATGTGGGATCATTTTTAGATGCCTATAGGACAGAAAAAAATGAGATCAAAGGTATCAGACCAAACTCCTTTGTAGAAACTAGGAAGTTTTTAAGAACTGATGGATTCCCATATTTGATCACAACACCAGCCTTACTTGTTATAATCTTTATAGTTATAGTACCAATTGTAACAGCTATTTTGATTTCATTTACAAATATGGACCCACAACACCAAAACAAGTTTTCTTGGGTTGGACTAAATAACTATGTTTCTATAGCAAAGGGACAAGGTATAGCAGGCAAGGCTTTCTGGCATATATTTGGCTGGACAATCATGTGGACTATACTAGCATCTACACTTGCTATAGTTTTAGGATTTATCTTTGCCCTTATGGTAAATAATGAAAGAGTAAAGGGTAAAAAATTCTTTAGAACAGTCTACCTATTGCCATGGGCAATACCTGCCTTTATCACAATCATGTTCTTTTCAATCATGACAAGTCGTGGTGGTGTTATAACAGAGGCGGTAAATAGTATATTTAAGACTTCATTAGATATAAAAAATAACACTGTCCAGACGAGGGCGGCCCTAATACTCTTGCAAGGTTGGCTCGGACATTCTTATATATTCTTGCTAACCACAGGTGTTTTGCAAGCTATACCAAAGGACTTGTACGAAGCAGCAAGCATAGATGGAGCTACAGGATTCCAAAGGACACTAAAAATAACAGTTCCATTGGTACTTTTCCAAATATCTCCTATGCTTATAAACCAATATACATTTAACTTTAACAACTTCTCGATAATTTATCTATTTAACGGCGGTGGACCTTTCAATCCACAAGTCTATGGTAACTTGGCGGGATCTAGTGATATTTTGATTTCATACATCTACAATTTGACTATGAACAGTCAATATCAGGCTATAGGTGCAGCTATTACAGTATTTATATCTATAATACTTATAATAATCTCCTATTTCGGATACATGAAGTCATCAGCCTTCAAGGAGTATTAG
- the msrB gene encoding peptide-methionine (R)-S-oxide reductase MsrB yields MKRNKILLGLLLILLGLLAYSFFMKNSKKIQKDNNKNQASTGIEKSENNIKNKKDIYLAGGCFWGVEGYFKKIPGVVDTEAGYANGKTDTTSYEDLKKTDHSETVKVTYDEDKLSLQDILEYYFRIIDPTSIDQQGNDKGRQYRTGIYYTDTNDKLVIDEIIRQVQEKYDKKIAVEVAPLKNFVLAENYHQDYLDKNPNGYCHINISLANEPLEKYKNKIDKNKENLKEKLTDDQYKVTQENKTERAFSSKYDDFDKPGIYVDVVSGEPLFSSRDKYDAGCGWPSFTKPIDKNINYKNDKSHKMNRVEVRSKNADSHLGHVFDDGPKDKGGVRYCINGAALRFIPLEKMEEEGYGDYIDKVK; encoded by the coding sequence ATGAAAAGAAATAAAATTTTGCTTGGTCTTTTGCTTATACTTTTAGGTCTTTTGGCCTATAGTTTTTTCATGAAAAATTCTAAAAAAATCCAAAAAGATAATAATAAAAACCAGGCAAGCACAGGTATAGAAAAATCCGAAAATAATATAAAAAATAAAAAAGACATATATTTAGCAGGTGGTTGTTTTTGGGGAGTTGAGGGTTATTTCAAAAAAATCCCTGGAGTAGTTGATACAGAAGCTGGTTATGCCAATGGCAAGACAGATACAACCTCCTACGAGGATTTAAAGAAAACAGACCACAGCGAAACGGTCAAGGTAACCTATGATGAGGACAAGCTCTCCCTCCAGGATATTTTAGAGTATTATTTTAGGATAATAGATCCAACCTCTATCGACCAGCAGGGCAATGACAAGGGCCGCCAATATAGGACAGGCATCTACTATACAGATACAAATGACAAGCTAGTAATAGATGAAATTATCAGACAAGTCCAAGAAAAATACGATAAAAAAATAGCAGTAGAAGTTGCCCCACTAAAGAATTTTGTTCTGGCAGAAAACTACCACCAGGATTATCTAGATAAAAACCCAAATGGCTATTGCCATATAAATATTTCACTTGCCAACGAACCTTTAGAAAAATACAAAAATAAAATCGATAAAAACAAAGAAAATCTAAAAGAAAAACTAACAGATGACCAGTATAAAGTCACCCAAGAAAACAAAACCGAGAGAGCCTTTAGCTCAAAATATGATGATTTTGATAAGCCAGGCATCTATGTCGATGTAGTTAGCGGTGAGCCTTTATTTTCATCCAGGGATAAGTATGATGCTGGATGTGGTTGGCCATCATTTACAAAACCAATTGATAAAAATATAAATTATAAAAATGATAAGTCTCACAAGATGAATAGGGTCGAAGTTAGAAGCAAAAATGCAGATTCCCACCTAGGCCATGTCTTTGATGATGGTCCAAAAGACAAAGGCGGTGTTCGCTACTGTATAAACGGTGCAGCCCTCAGATTTATCCCCCTAGAAAAGATGGAAGAAGAAGGCTACGGGGACTATATTGATAAGGTGAAATAA
- the radA gene encoding DNA repair protein RadA, whose amino-acid sequence MAKVKKVYQCKNCGHSQSVWAGQCPSCKKWGSLIETTVKETKSSQKVIFDENEAKRLKDIEINQAERIKSTYKEFDRALGGGLVRDSVSILTARPGAGKSTLLLQLSKSYADRGLKVLYISGEESQSQIKSRAKRIMDTEPNNLWILSTNSMDLAIREIENKDADIIILDSIQTFALQEFDNKQGSPTQTIEVAGRAVEIAKNPEKKRAFIMVGHMTKSGEMAGLRTLEHLVDTVLILDGSPDEDLRVLTSSKNRFGRTGEIGLFSMDEEGLVEIENPSEYFISQRSEWVEGAAIGVSKEGSRLLEVEIESLVSKSFMPYPQRIGDSLRRDDLNTLISILQERAGLNLYDMNVIIKTTGGLKLSEPAVNLAIIMSIASSLLKKPISDKFVFIAEVGLTGELKKVPQIKNRVKELERLGYERVYIARNSIDKKEFSAIDIRDFANIKEVIKDIFS is encoded by the coding sequence ATGGCTAAGGTCAAAAAAGTCTACCAGTGCAAAAACTGCGGCCACAGCCAAAGTGTATGGGCAGGTCAATGTCCGTCGTGCAAAAAATGGGGTAGTCTCATAGAAACAACCGTCAAAGAGACTAAGTCTAGCCAAAAAGTAATCTTTGATGAAAATGAGGCCAAGAGACTAAAAGATATAGAAATCAACCAGGCAGAAAGGATAAAATCAACTTACAAGGAGTTTGATAGGGCCTTGGGAGGAGGACTTGTCAGAGACTCAGTATCTATTCTTACCGCAAGGCCAGGAGCAGGCAAATCTACCCTACTTCTGCAATTATCAAAGTCCTATGCAGATAGGGGTCTAAAAGTCCTCTATATATCTGGTGAGGAAAGCCAGAGTCAAATAAAATCCAGAGCTAAAAGGATAATGGATACTGAGCCAAATAATCTTTGGATCTTATCAACCAATTCTATGGACCTTGCCATAAGAGAAATTGAAAATAAGGATGCAGATATTATAATCCTTGATTCTATCCAGACCTTTGCCCTACAAGAGTTTGATAACAAGCAGGGAAGCCCAACCCAAACCATAGAAGTGGCAGGCAGGGCAGTAGAGATTGCAAAAAATCCTGAAAAGAAAAGAGCCTTTATAATGGTAGGCCACATGACCAAAAGCGGGGAAATGGCAGGACTTCGTACCCTAGAGCATTTAGTCGATACAGTTTTGATCCTAGATGGAAGTCCAGATGAGGACCTAAGAGTTTTAACTTCATCTAAAAATAGGTTTGGCAGGACTGGAGAGATTGGTCTTTTTTCTATGGATGAAGAAGGCTTGGTAGAAATAGAAAATCCAAGCGAATACTTTATCAGCCAAAGAAGCGAATGGGTAGAAGGAGCTGCGATCGGTGTCAGCAAAGAAGGATCTAGACTCTTGGAAGTAGAAATAGAATCCCTAGTTTCCAAATCCTTTATGCCCTACCCTCAAAGGATAGGAGACTCCCTAAGACGTGATGACCTAAACACTCTTATTTCTATCCTCCAAGAAAGAGCAGGACTTAATCTTTATGATATGAACGTAATTATAAAGACAACTGGTGGCCTAAAATTATCAGAGCCTGCAGTAAACTTGGCTATAATCATGTCCATAGCTTCTTCTTTGCTAAAAAAACCTATTTCTGATAAATTTGTTTTTATAGCGGAAGTTGGTCTTACAGGGGAGCTAAAAAAAGTTCCTCAGATCAAAAATAGGGTTAAAGAGCTAGAAAGACTTGGATATGAGAGGGTCTATATAGCTAGAAATAGTATAGATAAGAAGGAATTTTCTGCTATTGACATTAGGGATTTTGCCAACATAAAAGAAGTAATAAAAGATATCTTTAGTTAG
- a CDS encoding methylated-DNA--[protein]-cysteine S-methyltransferase, which yields MMKNAYYKTKIGVIKIGYDEKIREIALVDDFGPDNEKSDLSDFFASQIDKYLEGKLTKFDRLDLLDPNGRNFQKAVWKALLEIPYGKTLSYKEIGEKIENPKAYQAIGSAVGKNPILVIIPCHRVIKSDGSLGGFAYGSDLKKKLLEIEGIFF from the coding sequence ATGATGAAAAATGCTTATTACAAAACAAAAATCGGAGTTATAAAGATTGGCTATGATGAAAAAATTAGAGAAATTGCCTTAGTTGATGATTTTGGACCTGACAATGAAAAATCTGACTTATCAGATTTTTTCGCCAGTCAAATCGACAAATATTTAGAGGGAAAACTCACAAAATTTGATAGGCTGGATCTTTTAGATCCTAATGGAAGAAACTTTCAAAAAGCAGTCTGGAAGGCCCTTTTAGAAATCCCCTACGGTAAAACTCTCTCCTATAAGGAGATTGGAGAAAAAATTGAAAATCCCAAAGCCTACCAAGCCATAGGTAGTGCTGTCGGCAAAAACCCAATCTTGGTCATAATCCCCTGCCACAGGGTCATAAAATCTGACGGATCTTTGGGAGGCTTTGCCTATGGTTCTGACCTAAAAAAGAAACTTTTAGAAATCGAGGGGATTTTTTTCTAA
- a CDS encoding FMN-binding protein has product MKKNIFLVGALALTLAACGNSAEKPAENAEAPAETAEKTATATAPGYGGDIKLTVTMEGDKIKDIVVDEHGETEGIGADALPKLVEAAKEANSADIDNVSGATVTSEAFKAALKEAMESAK; this is encoded by the coding sequence ATGAAAAAAAATATATTTTTAGTTGGTGCTCTAGCACTTACACTTGCAGCTTGTGGCAACTCAGCTGAAAAACCAGCAGAAAATGCCGAAGCTCCAGCAGAAACAGCAGAAAAAACTGCAACAGCTACTGCTCCTGGTTATGGTGGAGATATCAAACTTACTGTAACAATGGAAGGCGATAAGATCAAAGACATAGTTGTTGATGAACACGGTGAAACCGAAGGAATCGGTGCAGATGCTCTTCCAAAATTAGTAGAAGCAGCTAAAGAAGCAAACAGCGCTGACATTGACAATGTATCAGGTGCTACAGTCACAAGTGAAGCTTTCAAAGCAGCTCTTAAAGAGGCAATGGAATCAGCAAAATAA